A genomic region of Rhizobium sp. NXC24 contains the following coding sequences:
- a CDS encoding ABC transporter substrate-binding protein: MTKFSSSDLGDYARRLACGATLSAGLLILGIAPAEAAKTTLNIGMSVEPTGLDPTIAAPVAIGQVTWQNIFEGLVAIDESGKIVPQLAKSWEISPDGLTYTFKLQTGVKFHDGEAFDSTAAKFALDRARDGKSINPQKRFFATIASIDTPDPETLVLHLSSPTGSLLYWLAWPSSVMVGPKSAADDKTTPVGTGPFKFSAWAKGDHVELLKNPDYWNKSVDVKLDKVTFRFISDPQAEAAALKAGDLDAFPEFAAPELMSSFDGDARLMTKVGNTELKVVAGMNNTRKPFDDKRVRQALMMALDRKTIIDGAWSGFGTAIGSHYTPNDPGYQELTGTLPYDPAKAKALLAEAGYPNGFTFTIKTPQMAYAPRSAQVMQAMFADIGVTMNIEPTEFPAKWVQDVFTGHDYDMTIVAHAEPLDIDIYSRDPYYFNYKNPVFNELMKKIQLTADPAAQNKLYGEAQTILAEDAPALFLFVMPKLGVWDKKLKGLWENEPIPSNVLTNVSWED, translated from the coding sequence ATGACCAAGTTTTCGAGTTCAGACCTGGGCGATTATGCGCGCCGTCTTGCCTGCGGCGCCACGCTGTCGGCCGGGCTGCTGATACTGGGCATAGCGCCGGCGGAAGCGGCCAAGACGACGCTGAACATCGGCATGAGCGTCGAACCCACCGGCCTCGATCCGACAATCGCCGCACCCGTCGCCATTGGTCAGGTGACTTGGCAGAACATCTTCGAAGGGCTCGTCGCTATCGACGAGAGCGGCAAGATCGTGCCGCAGCTTGCGAAAAGCTGGGAAATCTCTCCCGACGGGCTAACCTACACATTCAAGCTGCAAACCGGCGTCAAGTTTCACGACGGCGAGGCCTTCGATTCGACGGCGGCGAAATTCGCACTCGATCGCGCCCGTGACGGCAAATCCATCAATCCGCAGAAACGCTTCTTTGCAACCATCGCCTCGATCGACACGCCGGACCCGGAAACGCTGGTGCTGCATCTCTCTTCGCCGACGGGCAGCCTGCTCTACTGGCTCGCCTGGCCCTCCTCCGTCATGGTCGGCCCGAAGTCTGCTGCCGACGACAAGACGACGCCTGTTGGTACCGGCCCGTTCAAATTCTCGGCCTGGGCCAAGGGCGACCATGTGGAGCTCCTAAAGAACCCGGATTACTGGAACAAATCCGTCGACGTGAAGCTCGACAAGGTGACCTTCCGCTTCATTTCCGATCCGCAGGCGGAAGCGGCAGCCCTGAAGGCCGGCGATCTCGACGCCTTTCCGGAATTCGCGGCACCGGAGCTGATGAGCTCTTTCGACGGCGACGCGCGGCTGATGACCAAGGTCGGCAATACCGAACTCAAAGTCGTCGCCGGCATGAACAATACGCGCAAACCCTTCGACGATAAGCGGGTGCGCCAGGCCCTGATGATGGCACTTGACCGCAAGACGATCATCGACGGCGCCTGGTCCGGTTTCGGCACGGCGATCGGCAGCCACTACACGCCGAACGACCCGGGATATCAGGAGCTGACGGGGACGCTGCCTTATGACCCCGCAAAGGCCAAGGCGCTGCTGGCCGAGGCCGGCTATCCGAATGGCTTCACCTTCACCATCAAGACGCCGCAGATGGCCTATGCGCCGCGTAGCGCCCAGGTGATGCAGGCGATGTTTGCCGATATCGGCGTCACCATGAATATCGAGCCGACGGAATTTCCGGCAAAATGGGTGCAGGACGTCTTCACCGGCCACGACTACGACATGACCATCGTCGCCCATGCCGAGCCGCTGGACATCGACATCTATTCGCGCGACCCCTATTATTTCAATTATAAGAACCCGGTCTTCAACGAGCTGATGAAGAAGATCCAGCTAACCGCCGATCCGGCCGCGCAGAACAAGCTCTACGGCGAGGCGCAGACGATCCTGGCCGAGGATGCCCCCGCGCTCTTCCTCTTCGTCATGCCGAAGCTCGGGGTCTGGGACAAGAAGCTGAAGGGGCTTTGGGAGAACGAGCCGATCCCCTCGAATGTCTTGACCAACGTCTCCTGGGAAGACTGA